The sequence TAAGATTTTGGATGgagataatttaaatatatgaattaactATAATAGATATCTGAAAGcatccaaaaaaaataatgggtagattataaaattatcgaATATCACTTAATCACGacttaaattgaaaaatatcattattaaaattgaattacaACATCAATACATAACTTTTATacatatcaattatttaattagcaattataacaaattaaaatttagatataacCTCGTATCATCATATAGTactaaaagatttaaattattgtatcaattataagatataaaaataaataaatatattcattaaaacatgtagatatatataaatttaaaaggaaatgaTGCCGACTCTCCCTCATAAATGCAGAGATAGAAGAGAAATGGAGAAATCAAATGGCCCAAATGATCCGGCCGTGAACTGTATAAAggcttccttttcttttgttttgagtCATAACTAACGCGTTAAATAATTACCTACCTCTTCCGTATCCAATAAAAATCACTCTCTTCCTTCTTCTCCCTCTTTCAAATCTTCTGTGCtatatcctttttcttttcttttttctcttgccttctttttcctttatagAAAAACTTCATCATTTTCTTGTACTCGCTACATATGGAAAAgattgaagaatcaagaaacaagaaaaccCATCAAGAAAATCCAAAACCAACACCAAACCTAAACTTAAAACAAGAACAACAGCACCGACGTAAGGCTTTTGTTTGGGATTGTGGAAGCACTCTTTATGATTCTTTTGAGCTTAAATCTTTTGAACGTCAACTCTGCTCTGCTATACATTCAAGAACCTTATCCATGCCTCATTTACCTGACAGAAAAGTGGCAGCTGCCGCAGACACGATGATCCCTCCTCCTTCTCTTCCTCCTGTAACCAAGAAGCCCTCGAAGATTTCTCGGTCACTTAATAAGCTCCTCAAATCTGTGTTCAAGTCTAGACAAAATTCTACTGGGCTGTTTCGTTTTAGAGATCGACCAGGCGATGAATACTGTGCCGTTTATGATAAGTCTGGTGCTCTTTCCACCATCCCTGAGGTTCCTGAGATTGACTTCGGTGGGTTTTCTCCGGAGATTAATTCCCTGGTGAGGAGAAGTGAGTCGGAGAGATTCACGGCGACTTCAGTGATGGGTATATCATGTGCTTAATAGGGGCTATAAATTACCCATaatttgacttatttatttatttattatgattttgtcAGAAATGTTTAGATTTCctaattttatgtttctttagGATGTAATACTATTATTCATGCATGTGTATGTTGCTTTAAGGGTTTAAAAACTTTGATCCAGTTCATggttaatttaaataatgatGAAACTGAGGGATCGAAagtcaatatatatatatatatagtttgaGTTCTTTTGAATATTGATCTTGTGAAGGTTTGCATTACTTTCTCTTGATTCGTCATATATATATCAGTGAACCAAAAAAAGagttaattaattcaaatttatcgAAAATATAGTAGCATTAAGATGATTAAAAATGATAACAAACTGTTTGCTATTTACGTGatttaagtatataatttCCGCAATTAGTTGCTATCATCTGTCTACAAAGGAGCAGTTTGTATTGTTGGTCGAATGTGGTCCAGACCTGTATATCTtctatgttttattatttttattatttttgtctaAGCCATAAAAAAGAGTTACTCTTTAAgacacaaaattaaatttcctttttctttatgcctGCCTCATTTTGTACAGTTGATCAATACGGCAATACTGTTATATTGATTGCATGCAGGTAACACCGACCATTAGATGTTCTTATAATATGCAGAAGGAGCTGAAATCGCTTATCAAGATATGGGACACAATTACAAAAGGACTATcattagaattatttaaataatttgctCCCCAAAATTTGGTTAATCTCAACATCATTGGAATCATGATTTTACcactccttttctttttctttattgttttattaatgGATGGAGACATACACagcaatatatattaataataataaatttcttgCTTTATTGTGAGTTTATATGACTTTATGGAAACAAATAAGTAGCcgtgattttattaattaagcgAAAACGGTTAGAGAAGATCGCCCAACATTTCAATATAGTGGCAAAATTGTTATATATTGGACTGAAGTGTGGGCGTGAATTGAACTCTGGACAACCTAAAGGGCCTGTATTTATAAGAAGTAGTAAGGGTGATTATTTCCCTTCACACCACACtgatatcataaaaaatttatttttaataaaataaattattaatttcttaaaaatttacataattgatagaataaaatataaatattatttaattttacacTTATATTACGtgtaatcaataaaaaaataatttattatcctTGTACGGTAAAAATCTCTATAATGATactatatctatatatatgaataaccCCTATAGagtaatgaaaaattatagtttCGATTTGGgccaattataaatataaataaattttttatcgtaataaattttaactttttaagcttcaaatttaagaaaatatagtaatatttatatataattttaaaaaaaatattattatactatgtttagttttattatagtATTGTCCTGtcttatcaatttaatttatataatatgacaagatatttatatatattatctatagtttctattattttatttacaaaattaagtattaagtttaaaaaaaaatttaatgtttaaatCTCCATTAAGCTATAATTTGTaaccataaattttatttgattttaaatatatgattatcagtaaatttttttatttaataattataattaaatctaataattttaataatctaaaatgtatataatacCAGTGTGATGGGAACCGAATCGATTGGATTCTTTTCAGGTGTAAAGGTGGAAAATCAGTGACCAAGTCAATTATCATGGTCTGAAATTTGTTTTGGGCCTTCGGCACGATGAATtgcattttctcaaattttgcACTTCTTCACGGGCCCGCCCACATCTAAAACCCGGTCCAGCCTTGATGGGCCCAACAAAACCCTAGAGATGCAGAGAAGGGGTTTTAGAGCTAGacagagagagttgcagtgtACGGTCATGGAGAAAGCAATTGCAACGCTAGATACAGGGACGACATGTTCGTCGTGGAATTATTGTGGCCAAAGGTTGGCTACTGGCTCTATCGATGGTTACCTCTCCATTTTCGACCCGCGTGATCCTGGATCTTCCTCCTTCACTCGCACCTCCAAAATTAGGGTTAGTTAATCTTCTTCTCGTTTTGCTTGAATTGCGCGTGTTATTGTAAGAACTTCGTAAACTTTTTGTCGTcgttcttttttaattaagaaattcgCAATCCTTAGATTTCCAAGCTTATGGCTTTCTAATGTTTCAACTTTAAAATGATCTATTGTTTGGAAATTATGACT comes from Ricinus communis isolate WT05 ecotype wild-type chromosome 5, ASM1957865v1, whole genome shotgun sequence and encodes:
- the LOC8287747 gene encoding uncharacterized protein LOC8287747, giving the protein MEKIEESRNKKTHQENPKPTPNLNLKQEQQHRRKAFVWDCGSTLYDSFELKSFERQLCSAIHSRTLSMPHLPDRKVAAAADTMIPPPSLPPVTKKPSKISRSLNKLLKSVFKSRQNSTGLFRFRDRPGDEYCAVYDKSGALSTIPEVPEIDFGGFSPEINSLVRRSESERFTATSVMGISCA